A genomic window from Microbacterium sp. H1-D42 includes:
- a CDS encoding ATP-binding cassette domain-containing protein: protein MTDAAVHVRGIRKSFKDLEVLRGVDFDVDRGSVFALLGSNGAGKTTMVRILSTLLKSDAGDARVQGFDVSADARQVREVISLTGQFAAVDEVLTGRENLVLVAQLRHLDDPGEIADSLLERFGLTEAGSRRSGTYSGGMRRRLDIAMSLVGHPQVIFLDEPTTGLDPEARQEVWAVVRELAASGTTVLLTTQYLDEAEHLADRIAILHQGRIIANGTLGELKALLPAAKVEYVEKQPTLEEIFLALVGPSNESERSAAA from the coding sequence ATGACCGATGCGGCTGTGCACGTCCGTGGCATCCGGAAGTCCTTCAAGGACCTCGAAGTGCTGCGCGGCGTCGACTTCGACGTCGACCGCGGCAGCGTCTTCGCGCTGCTCGGGTCGAACGGTGCAGGCAAGACGACGATGGTGCGCATCCTGTCGACGCTGCTGAAATCGGATGCCGGGGACGCACGCGTCCAGGGATTCGACGTCTCGGCAGATGCACGGCAGGTGCGCGAGGTGATCAGCCTGACCGGCCAGTTCGCCGCCGTCGACGAGGTGCTCACAGGGCGTGAGAATCTCGTGCTGGTCGCGCAGCTGCGCCACCTGGATGATCCAGGTGAGATCGCCGATTCGCTGCTCGAGCGATTCGGGCTGACCGAGGCCGGGTCAAGGCGCTCAGGAACCTACTCGGGCGGCATGCGACGCCGGCTCGACATCGCGATGAGTCTCGTCGGGCATCCGCAGGTCATCTTCCTCGACGAGCCGACCACGGGGCTGGACCCTGAGGCCAGGCAGGAAGTGTGGGCGGTCGTCCGCGAGCTCGCGGCGTCCGGCACCACGGTGCTGCTGACGACGCAGTACCTCGATGAGGCCGAGCATCTCGCCGACCGCATCGCGATCCTGCATCAGGGGCGCATCATTGCGAACGGCACGCTCGGCGAACTCAAGGCGCTGCTCCCGGCAGCGAAGGTCGAGTACGTCGAGAAGCAGCCGACGCTCGAGGAGATCTTCCTCGCGCTGGTCGGCCCGTCAAACGAATCAGAGAGGAGCGCGGCCGCATGA
- a CDS encoding DUF1048 domain-containing protein → MAVKWIEALTGSLEQKKQYKATKARMDALPQPYGEAASALHRYFMYYGGITDGDTLMQMFVDLVDLWERAAVDGTPVSAIVGDDTIEFAETFAQSYGGKRWIDKERQRLIDAIDDAKREEQGS, encoded by the coding sequence ATGGCTGTGAAGTGGATCGAAGCGCTCACCGGATCGCTCGAGCAGAAGAAGCAGTACAAGGCGACCAAGGCGCGGATGGATGCCCTGCCCCAGCCCTACGGCGAGGCGGCAAGCGCACTGCACCGGTACTTCATGTACTACGGCGGCATCACCGACGGCGACACGCTGATGCAGATGTTCGTCGACCTCGTCGATCTGTGGGAGCGGGCGGCCGTCGACGGCACGCCGGTGAGCGCGATCGTCGGCGACGACACCATCGAGTTCGCCGAGACGTTCGCACAGTCGTACGGCGGCAAGCGCTGGATCGACAAGGAGCGTCAGCGTCTCATCGACGCGATCGACGACGCGAAGCGAGAGGAGCAGGGATCATGA
- a CDS encoding PadR family transcriptional regulator: MGKQMTEMLKGTLEGIVLALLTDRPAYGYEITTQLRERGFTDLAEGTVYALLVRIEQRGLVDVEKVPSEKGPPRKVYSLNTSGTTELNEFWTTWSFISDRIEELRKKGH; the protein is encoded by the coding sequence ATGGGCAAGCAGATGACAGAGATGCTCAAGGGGACGCTTGAGGGCATCGTGCTCGCGCTGCTCACCGACCGCCCCGCGTACGGCTACGAGATCACCACGCAGCTGCGCGAGCGCGGCTTCACTGACCTCGCCGAGGGCACCGTCTACGCCCTTCTCGTGCGCATCGAGCAACGCGGGCTCGTCGACGTCGAGAAGGTGCCGAGCGAAAAGGGCCCGCCACGCAAGGTGTACTCGCTCAACACGAGCGGCACCACCGAACTGAACGAATTCTGGACCACCTGGAGCTTCATCTCCGATCGGATCGAAGAGCTCCGCAAGAAAGGACACTGA
- a CDS encoding GntR family transcriptional regulator, producing the protein MSTVVDRIRASDRAYATLLEEIQSGALAAGAVLAEVEQAERLGVSRTPMREALRRLVAEGLVVQQSPRVTVVAGLDSSDIRALFEIRRALEENSARLAAQRGDAAVFAALAEEFTGVDLTQSRGRDAYYALISRFDAELDAAVGNDYISSALRTVRTHLVRVRRMARDKPERLAASAAEHRLIARALASRDSDLAAHATHVHLHNALESILESLAHLEGTR; encoded by the coding sequence ATGAGCACCGTCGTCGACCGCATCCGCGCGAGCGATCGTGCCTACGCGACCCTGCTTGAAGAGATCCAGTCCGGGGCGCTCGCCGCAGGCGCCGTGCTCGCCGAGGTCGAGCAGGCCGAACGCCTCGGCGTGAGTCGCACACCCATGCGCGAAGCGCTGCGCCGACTCGTCGCCGAGGGGCTCGTCGTGCAGCAGTCCCCGCGGGTCACCGTGGTTGCCGGACTCGATTCCTCTGACATCCGCGCGCTCTTCGAGATCCGTCGCGCGCTCGAGGAGAACTCGGCCCGTCTCGCCGCACAGCGGGGGGATGCTGCCGTCTTCGCCGCCCTGGCAGAGGAGTTCACCGGGGTCGACCTCACGCAGAGCCGAGGGCGCGACGCCTACTACGCGCTGATCTCGCGGTTCGACGCCGAGCTCGACGCCGCGGTCGGCAACGACTACATCAGCTCGGCCCTTCGGACCGTGCGCACCCACCTCGTCCGCGTGCGCCGCATGGCGCGCGACAAACCCGAACGCCTGGCCGCATCCGCCGCCGAGCATCGCCTGATCGCCCGCGCCCTGGCATCCCGCGACTCCGACCTCGCCGCCCACGCCACGCACGTGCACCTGCACAACGCGCTGGAGAGCATCTTGGAATCACTTGCACATCTGGAAGGAACACGATGA
- a CDS encoding MmgE/PrpD family protein, translating into MTVNHHVRVYRSEEDLPREEQLAWKIAEVATDPVDVEPAVVDMIINRIIDNASVAAASLTRGPINAARAQAFAHPVSTGGKGATVFGAELDHRTSPEWAAWANGVAVRELDYHDTFLAADYSHPGDNIPPILAVAQHVGSDGQALVRGIATGYEIQVDLVKAICLHKHKIDHVAHLGPSAAAGIGTLLGLDAETIYQAVSQALHTTTATRQSRKGEISTWKAHAPAFAGKMAVEAVDRAMRGQTSPSPIYEGEDGVIAWMLDGPDAAYEVPLPAAGEAKRAILDTYTKEHSAEYQAQAWIDLARKLHGSNPELADPANIESVVLHTSHHTHYVIGSGANDPQKYDPTASRETLDHSIPYIFAVALQDGTWHHVDSYAPERAGRADTVALWNKITTLEDAEWTRRYHSLDITEKAFGGRVEITLTDGTKVIDEIAVADAHPLGARPFARENYVNKFRILAEPVLEPAEIERFLELVQRLPELSAAEVAEISIIAKPGLLASAPAPAGLF; encoded by the coding sequence ATGACCGTCAACCACCACGTCCGCGTCTACCGCTCTGAAGAAGATCTGCCCCGTGAGGAGCAACTCGCGTGGAAGATCGCCGAGGTCGCCACCGATCCCGTCGACGTCGAGCCCGCGGTCGTCGACATGATCATCAACCGCATCATCGACAACGCATCGGTCGCAGCGGCATCGCTCACCCGCGGTCCGATCAACGCCGCCCGCGCCCAGGCGTTCGCGCACCCGGTCTCCACCGGCGGCAAGGGCGCAACGGTCTTCGGCGCCGAGCTCGACCACCGCACCAGCCCCGAGTGGGCGGCCTGGGCGAACGGCGTCGCCGTGCGCGAGCTCGACTATCACGACACCTTCCTCGCCGCCGACTACTCGCACCCCGGCGACAACATCCCGCCGATCCTCGCGGTCGCGCAGCACGTCGGCAGCGACGGTCAGGCGCTGGTGCGCGGCATCGCGACCGGCTACGAGATCCAGGTTGACCTGGTGAAGGCGATCTGCCTGCACAAGCACAAGATCGACCACGTCGCCCACCTCGGCCCGTCGGCAGCCGCCGGCATCGGCACCCTGCTCGGCCTCGACGCCGAGACGATCTACCAGGCTGTCAGCCAGGCGCTGCACACCACGACCGCCACGCGACAGAGCCGCAAGGGCGAGATCTCCACCTGGAAGGCGCACGCCCCTGCCTTCGCCGGCAAGATGGCGGTCGAGGCCGTCGACCGCGCGATGCGCGGGCAGACCTCTCCCTCGCCTATCTACGAAGGGGAGGACGGAGTGATCGCGTGGATGCTGGATGGCCCCGACGCCGCGTACGAGGTTCCGCTGCCTGCGGCCGGCGAGGCCAAGCGCGCCATCCTCGACACGTACACGAAGGAGCACTCGGCCGAATACCAGGCGCAGGCCTGGATCGACCTGGCGCGCAAGCTGCACGGCTCGAACCCCGAGCTCGCCGACCCGGCGAACATCGAGTCGGTCGTGCTGCACACCAGCCACCACACGCACTACGTGATCGGCTCGGGCGCGAACGACCCGCAGAAGTACGACCCGACCGCGTCGCGCGAGACGCTCGACCACTCGATCCCGTACATCTTCGCGGTCGCACTGCAGGACGGCACCTGGCACCACGTCGACTCGTACGCTCCCGAGCGTGCCGGCCGCGCCGACACCGTCGCGCTGTGGAACAAGATCACCACGCTCGAGGACGCCGAGTGGACGCGCCGCTACCACTCGCTCGACATCACCGAGAAGGCGTTCGGCGGTCGCGTCGAGATCACGCTCACCGACGGCACGAAGGTGATCGACGAGATCGCCGTCGCCGACGCGCACCCGCTCGGCGCCCGGCCGTTCGCCCGTGAGAACTACGTCAACAAGTTCCGGATCCTCGCCGAGCCCGTCCTGGAGCCCGCCGAAATCGAGCGGTTCCTCGAGCTGGTCCAACGTCTGCCCGAGCTGTCCGCCGCCGAGGTGGCCGAGATCTCGATCATCGCGAAGCCCGGCCTGCTGGCATCCGCTCCCGCCCCCGCGGGACTGTTCTGA
- the prpB gene encoding methylisocitrate lyase produces MLYSTVPAHEKRRAFRERLATGELLRFPGAFNPLSARLIEQKGFEGVYISGAVLSADLGLPDIGLTTLTEVAGRGQQIARMTDLPAIIDADTGFGEPMNVARTIQTLEDAGLAGAHIEDQINPKRCGHLDGKAVVDSDTAVKRIRAAVDARRDENFLIMARTDIAAVDGLEAAKDRAKTLVDAGADAIFPEAMRSLEEFAAIRDAVDVPILANMTEFGKSDLFSVEQLRSVGVNIVIWPVSMLRIAMGATGRALDTLIDEGHLTGKLGEMQHRADLYELIDYEAYNHFDSGVFNFTIDNTGSLSGAK; encoded by the coding sequence ATGCTCTACTCCACCGTTCCAGCTCATGAGAAGCGCCGCGCCTTCCGCGAGCGTCTCGCCACGGGTGAGCTGCTGCGCTTCCCGGGGGCGTTCAACCCGCTGAGCGCCCGCCTCATCGAGCAGAAGGGCTTCGAGGGCGTCTACATCTCGGGTGCCGTGCTGTCGGCCGACCTGGGTCTGCCCGACATCGGGTTGACGACGCTCACCGAGGTCGCCGGCCGCGGGCAGCAGATCGCGCGCATGACCGACCTGCCGGCGATCATCGACGCCGACACCGGTTTCGGTGAGCCGATGAACGTCGCGCGCACGATCCAGACGCTGGAGGATGCCGGGCTCGCCGGCGCCCACATCGAGGACCAGATCAACCCGAAGCGCTGCGGTCACCTCGACGGCAAGGCCGTGGTCGATTCCGACACGGCGGTCAAGCGCATCCGCGCCGCCGTCGACGCACGCCGCGACGAGAACTTCCTGATCATGGCGCGCACCGACATCGCCGCCGTGGACGGGCTCGAGGCCGCGAAGGACCGTGCGAAGACGCTGGTGGATGCCGGCGCTGACGCGATCTTCCCCGAGGCGATGCGGTCGCTCGAGGAGTTCGCCGCGATCCGGGATGCCGTCGACGTGCCGATCCTGGCGAACATGACGGAGTTCGGAAAGTCGGACCTCTTCAGCGTCGAGCAGCTGCGCAGCGTGGGCGTGAACATCGTCATCTGGCCGGTGTCGATGCTGCGCATCGCGATGGGTGCGACCGGTCGCGCCCTTGATACGTTGATCGACGAGGGGCACCTGACAGGCAAGCTCGGCGAGATGCAGCACCGCGCCGACCTGTACGAACTGATCGACTACGAGGCGTACAACCATTTCGACTCGGGCGTCTTCAACTTCACAATTGACAACACCGGGTCACTGAGCGGAGCGAAGTGA
- a CDS encoding bifunctional 2-methylcitrate synthase/citrate synthase, which produces MTEEIKKGLAGVVADVTAISKVNPETNSLLYRGYPVQELAATQSFEAVAYLLWNGELPTDAQLAEFRATERAHRALTPEVKAAIDALPLDAHPMDEVRTAVSVIGAIETAGTGNVLDAVGTPEQNLQRSLQLFAVLPAIVSYGQRRRRGQTIVDSRDDLDYAANFLWLTFGEDPDPVVVDAFNRSMILYAEHSFNASTFTARVITSTLSDLYSAVVGAIGALKGPLHGGANEAVMHIFDEIGTADQVVPWLDTALAEKRKIMGFGHRVYKRGDSRVPTMKAALDTLVAHYDRPDVAELYETLEREFVGRKGIYPNLDYPSGPAYNLIGYDTLTFTPLFIAARITGWTAHILEQQASNALIRPLSAYNGPDERHIEEYAPDTAAIDVQERAEEAAG; this is translated from the coding sequence ATGACCGAAGAGATCAAGAAGGGCCTCGCCGGGGTCGTCGCCGATGTGACGGCGATCAGCAAGGTGAACCCCGAGACGAACAGCCTGCTCTACCGCGGCTACCCGGTGCAGGAGCTGGCGGCGACGCAGTCGTTCGAGGCCGTCGCGTACCTGCTGTGGAACGGCGAACTGCCGACGGATGCGCAGCTGGCCGAGTTCCGCGCCACCGAGCGCGCGCATCGCGCCCTGACCCCTGAGGTCAAGGCCGCCATCGACGCGCTGCCGCTGGATGCGCACCCGATGGACGAGGTGCGCACCGCCGTCAGCGTGATCGGAGCGATCGAGACCGCTGGCACCGGCAACGTGCTCGACGCCGTTGGCACCCCCGAGCAGAACCTGCAGCGCAGCCTGCAGCTGTTCGCCGTGCTGCCCGCCATCGTGTCGTACGGGCAGCGCCGCCGGCGCGGCCAGACGATCGTCGACTCGCGTGACGACCTCGACTACGCAGCGAACTTCCTGTGGCTCACGTTCGGTGAAGATCCTGACCCTGTCGTCGTCGACGCGTTCAACCGCTCGATGATCCTCTATGCAGAGCACTCGTTCAATGCATCCACCTTCACCGCCCGCGTGATCACGTCGACGCTCAGCGATCTGTACTCGGCCGTGGTCGGCGCGATCGGCGCGCTGAAGGGCCCGCTGCACGGCGGCGCCAACGAGGCCGTCATGCACATCTTCGATGAGATCGGCACAGCCGACCAGGTCGTGCCGTGGCTCGACACCGCGCTCGCCGAGAAGCGCAAGATCATGGGCTTCGGTCACCGCGTCTACAAGCGCGGCGACTCGCGCGTGCCGACGATGAAGGCCGCGCTCGACACTCTGGTCGCACACTATGACCGACCAGATGTCGCCGAGCTGTACGAGACGCTCGAGCGCGAGTTCGTCGGTCGCAAGGGCATCTACCCGAACCTCGACTACCCGTCGGGGCCGGCGTACAACCTGATCGGCTACGACACCCTCACCTTCACGCCGCTGTTCATCGCGGCGCGCATCACGGGGTGGACCGCGCACATCCTCGAGCAGCAGGCATCCAACGCACTGATCCGGCCGCTGTCGGCGTATAACGGCCCGGACGAGCGGCACATCGAGGAGTACGCGCCCGACACGGCCGCGATCGACGTGCAGGAGCGCGCGGAAGAGGCAGCAGGATGA